TTCCCATCTCCCATTGCACAGACTGCACTTTCACCCGCCAGTCATGAACCGTATAAATCCGAGGCCATTACAGTCATTCACTGCCGAGTATTGAGTTTGCACTGCAACCAAACAAAGCGTTTCCCTTGTTTTCTAGTCTTGTCTTTTCGTGTTTGCATTCCTGTCTGGATCTCCCGTCTGTCTATTTGGATTACCCGTTTGCCTAGCCCCCTGGATTACGTTCGCTGCTGTTATCGACCCTCATCTGTTTGGATTACTCTTGTGTTTTGCCCTTATTATATCTGTTAGCTGTTTTTGTTTACACATGGTTCAAATATGTTTTAAATCTACAAATTAGATTCAAATTCAAATTAGGTTCATTTTCATAAGGCACTGCCAGTGTTTTTAATCTCACAGTGAAATATTTCTATTGAAATTACAGAATAGAACATGATCAATATGaacttttaatttaaataaatgtaattgcaaCTATGTAGGctacaattttaatttctttattgTGAAAAAACCCAAACATGttttttctgtcctctgataagcattgttctGGGTTGCCATTTCCAAAAGCAGAAGCTTTCTTATGATACATTTGGGAGGGGTTCAGTTGACAAAGTTTGTGAACTCCTGACTTGATGCATTACTTACCTGTGGAGGACAACAGCAGCAGCTGGTGGCTTTACAGGCAAATGCTGACAGATAGATGGAGATGATGAACTCAAGGAAGGCAAATATCAGCAATATACTACGGATTCCCCAGTAGAGGGTCTGAGAGAAAATTCAACATTAGTACAAATAATACTATATAATATTTATAGTAGAGCTGTCAATCAATTCAAACTTGTAATATAATTAATTACACAATGTTGCGATTAATAAATCACCTTAATTGCATATTAATCACAcatcaaaagtagtttttttttttttttttttaaagacatgcaCTGTAAGTGTTGATTTTAAAGGCAAGCAGGAACTAACAGTGCACCAACTACTGGCCTAGAATACGAAATACAGCATTTTTGGCAGTACTTGATGTGTAAACCCAAATCCTTTTAAAAACGTTGTGTATACATGAAACTTTTTAAATACACAAGGGACAAACTTTTCAGTTTTTGACTACATTGTTGTCGGTTAACCGTAGCCTAAGTCATTAAGTCATTCGTTCATTTGATTCCTTCAAAGGGCTGATTCTTTCAGGAATTAAATAAATGGCTCTCCTTCTGAATGGGCCAATGAAATGGTGCTGGTCAGACCAATCGGTGTATTATATCAAACTTAAATGTCAAACACTTATGAGTCTGCAACTATATCAACTATAATGTCATACAGTGATTGGTCTGAGTAGAGCTGATTCAATTTGAACACACCTAATGAAATGCAAGATGATGTACATTGGTCTTGGGGCGGGGTGAGAGTGTTATTAGTGTTAAAAGTTTCAACGTGTTATTTTTTCCAAAAAGAATTAATTAGATTAACATGACAAATCAACAGCCCtaatttatacaatttttacACAGTTTACATCTATGTCAATGCTTTCTTGAATTGTTAATTATCAGTAATAGATCTTTAAACCACTTCTGAAATGTTGTGCAGATTAAGGCTTGACTTTTCACTGACCACACAGTCATCTTATTGTGATTACTAAATAAATGTGAACGTAAAAGTTTGTGACATACCTCATACTTTGCTTTAAAATAAGTACAATCATGACTGTGACAGTGCGTGTCAAATGGTCCTAAAGCAAAAtccaatgaaattaaaataaatgcgcTTCCTGCAGTTAAAGCACTGAAAATGTTCATTCCAAGTGAACCGTTCACCTAGAAGCAGAAaaaatttattaatacattagaAATAACTATTATGGAGAGTGATACAAAATAAACAGAGTCAAGAACCAGTGGCTCATGTAAGTaattaatacagtttaaatgtgtctttcaaaaaaaaaaaaaattttttgtttacttaacagcaaagaGCAGTCAATATTCACTGATAGTGTAGGTTATAGCAAACATTCTGGTGTCAAAAGCATCAACTGGAAGCCTCATTATTTTGTTAGTCcagagaaaaaataataaaaatctggATCATAAGTTCACTCTCGAGGGAACTTTGAAATGTGTCTTCTAGGGGTTGCTATGGGGAACACCATCAGCATGGCTTGTATAACCGTTCCCCATAGCGACCCCTGGAGGATGCAGTTCGAAGTTCCCTCAAGAAGAAATGTCTCTGGTTACATATGTAGCCATGGTTCTCTgagatagggaacgagacactacGTCCTCTTGTCTCATCACCATGCTTTGGATGTAAGCATCAGATGAAGAAGCAAATGTTGTATTCTACCGGCGCCCCTTTATACTGTGGTTGCTCCGGTAGTGAGCAGGGTTGCTTCGGTAGTGTAGCCTAGGCTACAGCACAGTAGGATagcattaaatacaaaaataaacacaattaAATCAGACAAAATGGTATCCACTAAGCCAACTTACCGACAGTAGAAAtccaaaaaaactacaaatatataAGGATAATAAACAACAAAACGACATCTGACAGGCAAATCATATGGTCTTGCAAATCCAGCTGCTTCATTTCCTGGTGAGTTGTAACCGTATATAGAGGACGAAAAAAAGCTTGTTGGGTCTGTAATGTGCCACAGACGTGCGCAGTGTAAATAAGAGTCAGATTTAGAATAACTAATGATAAATAAAAACTTGCTGATAtaaccctgctggaaaaaaaaaacagctaaaactagcctaggctggtcttagctggtttaagctgaaagtagctggtctccaagcctgaccattctgggaaagtggccaaaacccctctaaaaccagactGCTGACCAGCGAAAACCAACcaggttgaccagctaaaaccagtcaaccagcctaggctggttttagctgttttttttttttttttttttttttcagcagggaagtgcAATCATTTCAAATGAATGTccaataaatactataaaataagCATTAAAATAAACCTTCCTGACTGTGTTGCTTCCCCTAGGCTCTGCTTTGGGgttttttattcttaaaatactGTAGTCAAATCTTCACAATGCTTTGATAACTTTTTGTCAGAAATATCCTTAGCTGTGATGTGCAATTATGTGCCTAAGTTTTTGAACCTCTCTGTCAAGTTTGGGGTCTACAAATTACAGTCATAATCCCCACACACTTTTAGGGCAGAAGGAAGAAGAAATCATTACGTAAAAATGGCACAAACACATGACAGGGTTCCAGCGCCTGTGCTTGGACCCATAAAAGTAACAGTGTACATACCAAACACAAACTGGAGGGGGAATTAAATTTGTTTTCTGCAGCAATGGAGAGAGAGCCTGAGATGATGTACTGAGAGGAGAGAGAAAGACAAATATTGAGGCTTACGTTGGAATATTTAGCTTGTATTATATAAGACAGAATACTTAATTGGGTTTTTACACTGATAGATCCCCAGTAAGTAATACCACTGAAGACAAGGCTGGATTCTGCATGAACTGTAGACACAACACCACACAGGAAAGTGAACAGACCAATCATTATCTGGACAGTCTGTGAGAGACAAAGAATGTACAGAGTaaatttttgtaaattaaaacaaattttgagaatcaatataaaatgtacatttatagcAGCTGTAGTTATGACCTTATGATTGTactaaaaaaaatccaaaacattTTCAAAGAAGAGAAATTTAATAGTAAACAACTCCTATCCTATCCTAATATCATTCTTCTCTGTGACGTCTTTAACTGGTACACTGTAAGTTTTATTACTCTGTAAATGATTAACCTTATTATATAATGGACTTTCCTGGTTTGTCACCAAGGCAAAACATTATGCAATAAAAAATATTGTCAATGCTATGTCTTCATGTACTGTTTTTTTAACCTCACACATAAAAGTCAGTTATTTGGGTTAATGAAAAATTCCTCACCCCAAGGGCTTTTGGCTGGCTTTTcagaaatgcctgaagtccatgAAGAGATGAATCTGCTGGTATCTGTTGTACATAAACAGGCACAGGAGCATTTGTCACAGTCCCAGCTGGTGTGGTTTGTGTCGGTGGTTGAATGTGGATGAAAACCGTTGAAGAGCTCATGGTGCTGGATGTTCTTGTTTCTGAATCTGAAGGATCTGATTACAAAATAGAAATCCATTCAATAATAACATTTCATTATGTCGGCATAGTAGAAATCAATTTAAAGATAAGTCATGTGTATAAAGGTAGTAAGATATAGTGTAAGTATATAATTAATTTTACCCGGGAAAAAAATCCTCTCCTCAGTTGATTTTTCGCACTTAACTCTGTAGTCGAACTTTTATCTACTAagataatagaaaaaaaatgtgtttatgttGTACTTTATAACAAGTATTCTAGATGCACTCAACTATACACTCAAG
Above is a genomic segment from Garra rufa chromosome 2, GarRuf1.0, whole genome shotgun sequence containing:
- the LOC141326056 gene encoding membrane-spanning 4-domains subfamily A member 15-like, translated to MSSSTVFIHIQPPTQTTPAGTVTNAPVPVYVQQIPADSSLHGLQAFLKSQPKALGTVQIMIGLFTFLCGVVSTVHAESSLVFSGITYWGSISYIISGSLSIAAENKFNSPSSLCLVNGSLGMNIFSALTAGSAFILISLDFALGPFDTHCHSHDCTYFKAKYEGC